A window of Flavobacterium flavigenum contains these coding sequences:
- a CDS encoding glycoside hydrolase family 53 protein, with product MKKHIKFLGLLVIAAIQFSCSGDDDKAPSVAQPPADDTFIRASDVSSLPEMEAIQTKFYNNGKEENMLTTLKNAGCNTVRIRLWKNPVNGRSGMAEVKELAEKSRRAGLRVWLTVHYSDSWADPEKQVTPKEWEKLSFEDLKKAVTAYTEEIISQINPDIIQIGNEINDGLLFPQGKLSSNEQQCIALLTAASQAVRAKSSNTKIMIHFAGVDGGKTDWFFNRMNSIDYDYIGLSYYPMYHGKDVSQVTSTIDALGEKYGKKVVIAETSYPFTFLYNDFTNNIIGNSSQIIPEFPATPKGQKAFVLAVRAAVEASSHGQGFAYWGGELVAFRGKQSSFGSTYENQALYSFDNNALSVMQAFAR from the coding sequence ATGAAAAAACATATAAAATTTCTTGGATTGCTTGTAATAGCAGCAATTCAGTTTTCTTGTTCAGGTGATGATGACAAAGCTCCAAGTGTTGCTCAGCCACCTGCAGATGATACTTTTATAAGAGCTTCTGATGTCTCTTCTCTTCCAGAAATGGAAGCTATTCAGACTAAGTTCTACAATAATGGCAAGGAAGAAAACATGCTTACAACACTTAAGAATGCAGGTTGTAATACAGTTCGAATCCGTTTATGGAAAAATCCTGTAAATGGTCGTTCAGGTATGGCAGAAGTAAAAGAACTGGCAGAAAAATCAAGAAGAGCAGGTCTTAGGGTTTGGTTAACGGTTCATTATTCTGATAGCTGGGCAGATCCGGAAAAACAGGTAACTCCTAAAGAATGGGAAAAACTTTCTTTTGAGGACCTGAAAAAAGCGGTAACTGCTTATACAGAAGAAATCATCAGCCAAATCAATCCTGATATTATCCAGATCGGAAATGAGATCAACGATGGATTACTTTTTCCACAAGGGAAATTATCGAGCAATGAGCAACAATGCATTGCTTTATTGACTGCTGCAAGTCAGGCAGTTCGCGCAAAATCATCAAATACAAAAATCATGATTCATTTTGCAGGTGTAGATGGTGGTAAAACTGATTGGTTTTTCAATAGAATGAATAGCATTGATTATGATTATATAGGATTATCATACTACCCTATGTATCATGGAAAAGATGTAAGTCAAGTAACATCTACAATTGATGCCCTTGGAGAAAAATATGGTAAAAAAGTCGTGATCGCAGAAACATCTTATCCATTTACATTCTTGTATAACGATTTTACAAACAATATTATAGGTAATAGTTCACAAATAATACCTGAATTTCCGGCGACTCCTAAAGGACAAAAGGCCTTTGTTCTTGCTGTCAGAGCTGCAGTTGAAGCATCATCACACGGACAAGGATTTGCATATTGGGGTGGCGAATTGGTTGCTTTTAGAGGAAAACAATCTTCATTCGGTTCTACTTATGAAAATCAGGCTTTATATAGTTTTGACAATAATGCATTATCTGTAATGCAGGCTTTTGCCAGATAA
- a CDS encoding helix-turn-helix domain-containing protein — protein sequence MKTFKFLKNKYNVELLIDIGTYKDIPYYFFESELHHTDFYELIFFSKGNGYLELDHQRIEISDKTVLFISPFQKRRWFLDKTKIESYFLFFQDSFLSDFFSDKLFSFRLQFFYNKTKPLYLKVNDDFFLQLANIIQELISEIKTFKSDSEHIIRALLYFILIKLNRTYAQHYQLSSETENNSIAYMFKEILQSKVCKVRNIDYYSQELGISRVTLNKCIKKQFGVTASEMINEFILFEIKTLLNYTKLNINEISALLQFSHANHLTRFFKAQTGISPKEFRNTYQNGSSFI from the coding sequence ATGAAGACATTCAAATTCTTAAAAAATAAATATAATGTTGAGCTGCTAATTGATATTGGTACATATAAAGACATTCCATATTATTTTTTTGAAAGTGAGCTCCATCATACAGATTTTTATGAACTTATATTTTTCTCCAAAGGAAATGGCTATTTAGAACTTGATCATCAAAGAATTGAAATTTCAGATAAAACCGTCCTTTTTATTTCACCATTTCAAAAAAGAAGATGGTTTTTGGACAAAACTAAAATTGAATCTTATTTTTTATTTTTCCAGGATAGTTTTCTGTCTGATTTTTTCTCAGATAAACTATTTTCCTTCAGGCTGCAGTTTTTCTACAACAAAACAAAACCACTATATCTAAAAGTGAATGATGACTTCTTTTTGCAGTTGGCAAATATAATTCAGGAGCTGATCAGTGAAATAAAAACATTCAAATCAGATAGCGAACATATTATAAGGGCATTGTTATATTTTATACTAATCAAACTCAATCGTACTTATGCACAGCATTATCAACTGTCTTCAGAAACAGAAAATAACAGCATTGCGTATATGTTTAAAGAAATTTTGCAAAGTAAAGTCTGTAAAGTAAGAAACATTGACTATTACTCGCAAGAGTTAGGTATTAGCAGAGTAACACTAAATAAATGCATCAAAAAGCAATTTGGGGTTACCGCCTCTGAAATGATAAACGAATTTATTCTCTTTGAAATAAAGACTCTGCTAAACTATACGAAACTTAATATAAATGAAATTTCGGCCCTGCTACAATTCTCCCATGCGAATCATTTAACGCGTTTCTTCAAGGCGCAAACAGGGATTTCACCAAAAGAATTCAGAAATACTTATCAAAATGGTAGTTCTTTTATCTAA
- a CDS encoding SusE domain-containing protein, translating to MKNIYKIFIAIAVLAGLWSCENEENLMILKPQEAAFSIITPENGSSVILNEATPANTALTLSWEKVSYGTPTVVTYTVQIAESDTEFAAPVDVTSSTSTYSIIDVAELNTRALELGLTPNAENSIDVRIKATAGTANAEPKFSDIITILVTPYGSLEKPVLTLYLVGPATSAATPANSWNNSDNMPIFADPNDNTKHYYTGYFNVGQFKLIEKPGQWFPAYYPTYEGDKIFINTSDAQDGNFYIATAGYYTLEINIKDLTYKLPEYTGSTTTTYNKIAYKGSVITGDDSGWNTEVALTKSTFNPHIWKASAQTLKAGKMLFYADNQWMAEWGPDIIVEKEGKYDIWFNDLDGRYTFIKVQ from the coding sequence ATGAAAAATATTTATAAAATTTTTATTGCTATAGCAGTACTTGCAGGATTATGGTCTTGTGAAAACGAAGAAAATTTAATGATTTTGAAACCGCAGGAAGCTGCTTTCTCAATCATCACACCAGAAAATGGTTCTTCTGTTATTTTAAATGAAGCTACACCTGCAAATACAGCCCTTACTCTTAGCTGGGAAAAAGTAAGTTACGGAACACCAACTGTTGTTACCTATACTGTTCAGATTGCAGAAAGTGATACTGAATTTGCGGCACCTGTTGATGTTACATCTTCAACTTCGACTTATTCAATTATTGATGTTGCGGAACTTAACACAAGAGCATTGGAACTTGGACTAACACCAAATGCTGAAAACTCAATTGATGTAAGAATTAAGGCTACTGCAGGAACTGCAAATGCTGAGCCAAAATTCTCAGACATAATTACCATTTTAGTAACTCCTTACGGAAGTCTGGAAAAACCGGTCTTAACTTTATATTTGGTAGGTCCTGCTACTTCTGCAGCTACTCCTGCTAATTCTTGGAATAACAGCGATAACATGCCAATTTTTGCAGATCCTAATGACAATACAAAACATTATTATACAGGATATTTTAATGTAGGTCAATTTAAGCTGATCGAAAAACCTGGTCAGTGGTTTCCTGCATATTATCCTACTTATGAGGGGGATAAAATATTTATAAATACTTCTGATGCACAAGATGGTAACTTCTACATTGCTACTGCGGGTTATTATACTCTTGAAATCAATATTAAGGATTTAACATATAAACTTCCTGAATACACAGGATCAACAACAACTACTTACAATAAAATTGCTTATAAAGGTTCAGTAATAACTGGAGATGATTCAGGCTGGAATACAGAAGTTGCTTTAACTAAGTCAACATTTAATCCTCATATCTGGAAAGCTTCAGCTCAAACTTTAAAAGCAGGGAAGATGTTGTTTTATGCTGATAATCAATGGATGGCAGAATGGGGGCCAGACATTATTGTTGAAAAAGAAGGGAAATATGATATTTGGTTCAACGATTTAGATGGTCGTTATACTTTTATCAAAGTACAATAA
- a CDS encoding M13 family metallopeptidase — MKNTLVLFIVLLAFTACSKHSGNKNVTITGIDSTLRPGNDFFRYVNGKWYDSVSIPSSQSGVGAYMFMNFPQRIRLQGILDSISQSENPAGSIAQKVGDFYASGMDTVTIDKRGYAPIKPLLDKIEAIRDLSSLMKFVGNQVKVDNSSIIGFGVSPDEKNSNMNIAQIYQTGLGLPDRDYYFKSDSSTIAIQESYKKYLTTLFQLTGTNSAEAKKNANLVYDIDKQLAVSHKTKVELRDVQANYNKTAVADLVKKHPNINWTAFLNNLGAKTDSINVGQTAYYDALNKLLKTIPIPNWKVYLKANSIERYADDLSKPFADAAFEYAKVISGQAVQKSRGEKMATVIDNYLGEALGELYVKKYFSEDAKKRMLELVNNLQKAYGKRIDKLEWMSTATKQKAKEKLFAITKKIGYPDQWRDYSNVNIARNTYFENMVSASVAAYQFQLGKLGKHVDRSEWYTTTPTVTAYNNPTANEIVFPAGILQAPYFDNNADDALNYGGIGMVIGHEITHTFDDQGAQYDKDGNLKNWWTKEDYAQFKSRIQQVINLYSTFTVLDNLHINGAMTVGENTADIAGIAVAYDAFKMTQQGKGNTKIDGFTPDQRFFISIAKIWRVKMKDEFLRLWINNNLHSPPNWRVNGPLMNTTPFYKAFNVQPGDKMFLPEKDRITIW, encoded by the coding sequence ATGAAAAATACATTAGTGCTCTTCATTGTATTACTAGCTTTTACAGCGTGTTCAAAACATAGCGGTAACAAAAATGTCACCATTACGGGAATAGATTCTACATTACGGCCTGGTAATGATTTTTTTAGATATGTAAATGGCAAATGGTATGATTCTGTATCCATACCTTCATCCCAGTCTGGAGTTGGTGCCTATATGTTTATGAATTTTCCGCAGCGAATTCGACTTCAGGGAATATTGGATAGTATTTCTCAAAGCGAGAATCCGGCAGGGAGTATAGCACAAAAAGTAGGTGACTTTTATGCATCTGGTATGGATACTGTAACTATTGACAAACGTGGTTATGCACCTATCAAGCCACTTCTTGACAAAATTGAAGCTATAAGAGATTTATCTTCTTTAATGAAGTTTGTAGGTAATCAGGTAAAAGTAGACAATTCTTCTATTATAGGTTTTGGAGTATCGCCAGATGAGAAAAACAGCAATATGAATATTGCCCAGATTTACCAAACAGGTCTTGGACTGCCTGACAGGGACTATTACTTCAAATCAGATTCATCAACTATTGCCATACAGGAATCTTACAAAAAATACCTTACTACATTATTTCAGCTAACAGGGACCAATTCCGCCGAAGCTAAAAAGAATGCTAATTTGGTTTACGATATTGACAAACAACTCGCTGTTTCGCATAAAACTAAAGTTGAACTTAGGGATGTGCAGGCAAATTATAATAAAACGGCTGTCGCAGATCTTGTAAAAAAACATCCTAACATAAACTGGACTGCTTTTTTAAATAATTTGGGTGCCAAAACCGATTCTATTAATGTAGGGCAGACAGCCTATTACGATGCCCTTAATAAGCTGCTAAAAACTATTCCCATACCAAATTGGAAAGTGTATCTGAAAGCAAACTCTATAGAAAGATATGCAGATGATTTAAGTAAGCCTTTTGCAGATGCTGCTTTTGAATATGCAAAAGTAATTTCTGGTCAGGCGGTTCAGAAATCACGTGGGGAAAAAATGGCTACTGTCATTGACAATTACTTAGGCGAGGCATTGGGTGAATTGTATGTGAAAAAATATTTTTCAGAGGATGCAAAAAAACGCATGCTGGAGCTAGTCAATAATCTGCAAAAAGCATACGGAAAAAGAATAGATAAACTGGAGTGGATGAGTACCGCTACGAAACAAAAAGCCAAAGAAAAATTATTTGCCATTACTAAGAAAATAGGATATCCGGATCAATGGAGAGATTATAGCAACGTAAATATAGCTAGAAATACCTATTTTGAAAATATGGTTTCAGCCTCTGTAGCTGCATATCAATTTCAATTGGGAAAATTGGGAAAACATGTGGATAGATCAGAATGGTATACCACAACTCCAACAGTTACAGCATATAACAATCCTACTGCAAATGAAATTGTTTTTCCTGCAGGTATTTTGCAGGCCCCGTATTTTGATAATAACGCGGATGATGCACTTAATTATGGGGGTATTGGAATGGTTATAGGCCACGAAATAACACATACTTTTGATGATCAGGGGGCTCAATATGACAAGGATGGAAACTTGAAGAACTGGTGGACAAAAGAAGATTATGCACAGTTTAAATCAAGAATACAACAGGTTATTAATTTGTATAGTACTTTTACTGTTTTGGACAATCTACACATTAATGGTGCAATGACAGTTGGCGAAAACACAGCAGATATTGCCGGAATAGCAGTAGCATATGATGCTTTTAAAATGACCCAACAAGGAAAAGGGAATACAAAAATTGATGGTTTTACTCCAGATCAACGATTTTTTATTTCTATAGCTAAAATATGGAGAGTAAAAATGAAAGATGAGTTTCTGCGGTTATGGATTAATAATAATTTACATTCTCCACCAAATTGGCGTGTTAATGGCCCCCTAATGAATACTACACCTTTTTACAAAGCATTTAATGTACAACCTGGAGATAAAATGTTTTTGCCAGAAAAAGACAGAATAACAATTTGGTGA
- a CDS encoding glycoside hydrolase family 53 protein, which yields MTSKEGSFSKGADVGWLSQMEATGYKFYDTDGSEKDCLQLLKDRGINSIRLRVWVNPNNDKASGHCSPQETVVMAVRAQKMGMRIMIDFHYSDSWADPGKQNKPAAWANHSFPELLNDVYKHTYDVLKLLKKAGVTPEWVQIGNEIPSGMLWPEGHTDNFPQLAQLLNKGYEATKAIDSKIKVIVHLDEGNKNEKFIWFFDKATELHVKYDVIGLSYYPFWLKTDYKENITDLENNLKDMVSRYNKEVMVVEVGGDYTLEQNTKEMLEATIQALKNVPYNKGLGVIYWEPQGTKSWSGYQLNAWLENGKPSPALDAFRD from the coding sequence ATGACAAGTAAAGAAGGTTCTTTTTCTAAAGGAGCAGATGTAGGCTGGCTATCTCAGATGGAAGCTACTGGATATAAATTTTATGATACAGACGGCTCTGAAAAGGATTGCCTGCAATTATTAAAAGACAGAGGAATCAATTCCATTCGTTTGCGCGTTTGGGTAAACCCCAATAATGATAAAGCCAGCGGACACTGTAGCCCCCAAGAAACAGTAGTCATGGCGGTTCGCGCGCAAAAGATGGGAATGCGCATCATGATCGATTTTCATTACAGCGATTCGTGGGCAGATCCCGGCAAACAAAACAAACCAGCAGCATGGGCAAATCATTCTTTTCCGGAATTGCTTAACGATGTTTACAAACATACTTATGATGTTTTGAAATTATTGAAAAAAGCCGGAGTTACACCAGAATGGGTTCAGATCGGAAATGAAATTCCTAGCGGTATGCTTTGGCCGGAAGGGCACACTGACAATTTTCCTCAATTGGCACAATTGTTGAATAAAGGATATGAGGCAACAAAAGCTATAGATTCAAAAATTAAGGTAATTGTACACTTAGACGAAGGGAACAAAAATGAAAAATTCATATGGTTTTTTGATAAAGCAACAGAGCTACATGTGAAATACGATGTTATTGGTCTGTCATATTACCCGTTTTGGCTAAAAACAGATTATAAAGAAAACATTACTGATTTAGAGAATAATCTAAAAGATATGGTTTCGCGTTATAATAAAGAAGTAATGGTAGTTGAAGTGGGGGGAGATTATACTTTGGAACAAAATACCAAGGAAATGCTTGAAGCCACTATACAAGCCTTAAAAAACGTACCTTATAATAAAGGTTTAGGCGTTATTTACTGGGAACCACAAGGCACAAAAAGCTGGAGCGGTTATCAGCTAAATGCATGGCTGGAAAACGGAAAACCGTCGCCGGCACTGGATGCCTTCAGAGATTAA
- a CDS encoding DUF4982 domain-containing protein: protein MKIIFKSILLAFLLFFSSGKIWSQSTTVVLKDNWSFSKEVKGDAFAVNFNTSEWEKVSIPHDWAIYGPFDKKWDIQTGIIEQNGEKEATEKTGRTGALPHIGTGWYRNTFTIPEFKKGQKALLLFEGAMSEPQVYLNGKKVGQWGYGYSYFYIDITNDLLIGKENILAVKLTNEPFSSRWYPGAGLYRKVSIVVKEEENFAQWGTFITTPEMKGNSAVVDIKAEFNGSNLSMVTQIKDANNKVVATQKSTDTKDGKFHQLIEVAKPNLWSPETPYLYTAVTKLYAADGTLKDEQNIKFGIRFIKYEPKIGFSLNGKVTKFKGVCLHHDLGPLGAAINKAALRRQLTILKDMGCNAIRSSHNMPSFEQLELADEMGFMFLAESFDEWAKPKVENGYNRFFKEYAEKDIVNLVRATRNHPCIVMWSSGNEVPDQWGAEGVKRARWLQDIFHREDPTRPVTVGMDQVKATMESGFGALLDIPGLNYRVHLYEEAYKTFPQGFILGSETASTVSSRGIYKFPVVQEKNKQYDDFQSSSYDLEACSWSNVPDEDFVLQDDKPWVIGEFVWTGFDYLGEPTPYDEKWPSRSSYFGISDLAGLPKDRFYLYRSRWNKEDKTLHILPHWNWKGREGEITPVFVYTNYDSAELFVNGKSMGIQKKNNSTPQNRYRLMWNDIKYEPGTVKVVAFDSNGKIAAKSEVKTAGDPYQIVLNADRKTIKANGEDISFVTVSVVDKNGIPCPVADNELQFKVTGAATYRAACNGDATSLEVFHQDHMKLFSGKLVVLVKAIETPGAIQLEVTGEGLQTGKINLKSKR from the coding sequence ATGAAGATAATTTTTAAGTCCATATTACTCGCGTTTTTGCTCTTTTTTTCATCTGGAAAAATTTGGTCGCAATCCACTACTGTTGTTTTAAAAGACAACTGGAGTTTTTCTAAAGAAGTAAAAGGAGATGCCTTTGCAGTTAATTTTAATACTTCAGAGTGGGAAAAAGTCAGTATTCCTCATGATTGGGCGATTTATGGACCTTTTGATAAAAAATGGGACATACAGACCGGTATCATTGAGCAAAACGGAGAAAAAGAAGCAACTGAAAAAACAGGAAGAACCGGAGCATTGCCACATATAGGAACGGGCTGGTATAGAAATACATTTACCATTCCGGAGTTTAAAAAAGGCCAAAAAGCACTTCTTCTGTTTGAAGGTGCAATGAGCGAACCTCAGGTTTATTTAAACGGGAAAAAGGTTGGGCAATGGGGTTATGGATACAGCTATTTTTATATTGATATTACCAATGATCTTCTTATTGGAAAAGAAAATATACTGGCTGTAAAATTAACCAATGAACCATTTTCTTCAAGATGGTATCCGGGGGCTGGTTTGTACAGAAAAGTTAGTATTGTAGTTAAGGAAGAGGAAAATTTTGCGCAATGGGGTACTTTTATTACTACTCCTGAGATGAAAGGTAATAGTGCTGTTGTTGATATAAAAGCAGAGTTTAATGGTAGTAACTTGTCGATGGTAACCCAAATAAAAGATGCTAATAACAAGGTTGTTGCAACACAAAAAAGTACTGATACAAAGGATGGGAAATTCCATCAGCTAATAGAAGTTGCCAAGCCTAATTTATGGAGTCCTGAAACGCCTTATTTGTACACAGCAGTAACCAAATTATATGCGGCAGACGGAACTTTAAAAGACGAACAAAACATTAAGTTTGGTATCCGGTTTATAAAATATGAGCCTAAAATAGGATTTAGTCTGAATGGAAAAGTGACTAAATTCAAAGGTGTTTGCCTTCATCATGATTTAGGGCCTCTTGGTGCGGCAATAAATAAAGCGGCGCTTCGAAGGCAGCTTACCATTCTAAAAGACATGGGATGTAACGCCATCCGTAGTTCTCACAATATGCCTTCTTTTGAACAGCTTGAACTGGCTGATGAAATGGGTTTTATGTTTTTGGCAGAAAGTTTTGACGAATGGGCAAAGCCAAAAGTAGAAAACGGATATAATCGCTTTTTTAAAGAATATGCCGAAAAAGACATTGTAAATTTAGTAAGAGCCACACGAAACCATCCTTGCATTGTAATGTGGAGCTCAGGAAACGAAGTTCCGGATCAATGGGGAGCAGAAGGGGTAAAACGTGCCAGATGGCTACAGGACATTTTTCACCGTGAAGATCCTACAAGACCCGTTACTGTTGGTATGGATCAGGTAAAAGCAACTATGGAATCTGGTTTTGGAGCTTTGCTGGATATTCCGGGATTAAATTACAGGGTTCATCTTTACGAAGAAGCCTATAAAACATTCCCACAAGGATTTATATTAGGCTCTGAAACGGCTTCTACAGTTAGTTCAAGAGGAATTTATAAATTTCCTGTGGTACAGGAAAAGAATAAACAGTACGATGATTTTCAAAGTTCATCTTATGATCTTGAAGCCTGCAGCTGGTCGAATGTTCCTGATGAAGATTTCGTGCTTCAGGATGACAAACCCTGGGTTATTGGAGAGTTTGTCTGGACAGGTTTTGATTATTTAGGAGAACCAACGCCTTACGATGAAAAATGGCCGTCAAGAAGTTCTTATTTTGGAATTTCAGATTTAGCAGGACTTCCTAAAGACCGTTTTTATCTTTACAGAAGCAGATGGAATAAGGAAGACAAAACACTTCATATATTACCACACTGGAACTGGAAAGGAAGAGAAGGAGAGATTACTCCGGTTTTTGTTTACACCAATTACGACAGTGCCGAGCTTTTTGTAAACGGAAAGAGCATGGGAATCCAAAAGAAGAATAATTCAACTCCGCAAAACCGTTATCGTTTAATGTGGAATGATATAAAGTATGAGCCGGGAACAGTAAAAGTTGTGGCTTTTGATTCGAATGGAAAAATAGCTGCTAAAAGCGAGGTTAAAACCGCTGGTGATCCTTATCAAATTGTACTGAATGCAGATCGAAAAACAATAAAGGCCAATGGTGAGGATATCTCATTTGTTACGGTTTCAGTTGTAGATAAAAACGGCATACCATGTCCTGTTGCAGATAATGAACTGCAGTTTAAAGTAACTGGTGCTGCAACTTACAGAGCGGCATGTAATGGTGATGCTACATCATTAGAAGTGTTTCATCAGGATCATATGAAGCTTTTCAGTGGTAAACTAGTGGTTTTGGTTAAAGCAATTGAAACCCCGGGGGCTATCCAACTCGAAGTAACAGGTGAAGGGCTTCAGACAGGTAAAATTAATTTGAAGTCTAAACGATAA
- a CDS encoding RagB/SusD family nutrient uptake outer membrane protein, which produces MKKYIITIIAIATVFHSCTDDMNVVSKDDDVLSADALFSSPAGYKKALAGVYGNLTLTGTQGPVFSSLEGLAAGTSQYVRCLLNLQEMTTDEMIWSYENDEGTAELQRNIWTAANPIILGMYSRTMASVAYANDFLRESTPEKLKGRNITDAGTVAEIELYRKEVRVLRAYAYYNMMDLFGKAPMYTENDPLNFAGPEYNRTQLFEFIETELKAVLPDLKPARSNVYGRVDQAVARMILAKIYLNAKVYTDTDRFNDCITMCNEIIAGGYALKPKYLENFMADNHTSEEMIFTVQSDGILTQNWGGTTFLINGQIGEIENNAADFGIKGWTGALRVRKQFVQKFDGAKFSQDDRNTIGTGTATQQRTIDIADINVKTQGYIVSKFSNVTSTGVDGKNIDFADTDFPLFRLADVYLMYAEATLRGGNGTIAQSLVYVNKLRERANDNATTANITASELNLQFIIDERARELYWEGHRRQDLIRFGLYTGGTYNWSWKGNAARGISIPSFRRLFAIPQGSLGSNKNLTQNTGY; this is translated from the coding sequence ATGAAAAAGTATATAATAACTATTATAGCAATAGCTACCGTTTTTCATTCTTGTACGGATGACATGAATGTAGTTTCTAAAGATGACGACGTACTTTCTGCTGATGCTTTGTTCTCTTCTCCGGCAGGATATAAAAAAGCACTTGCAGGTGTTTACGGAAACCTTACCCTAACGGGTACTCAGGGACCTGTTTTTTCTTCATTAGAAGGTTTAGCAGCGGGAACAAGCCAGTATGTAAGATGTTTACTGAACCTACAGGAAATGACTACAGACGAAATGATATGGAGTTATGAAAATGACGAAGGGACTGCAGAATTACAACGAAATATATGGACAGCTGCAAATCCTATCATTCTGGGGATGTATAGCCGTACAATGGCTTCTGTTGCTTATGCTAATGATTTTTTACGTGAAAGTACACCTGAAAAATTAAAAGGAAGAAATATTACGGATGCCGGAACTGTTGCCGAAATTGAACTTTACAGAAAAGAAGTTCGTGTTTTAAGAGCATATGCTTACTATAACATGATGGATTTGTTTGGTAAAGCGCCTATGTACACAGAAAATGATCCTTTAAATTTTGCAGGACCTGAATATAACAGAACGCAATTATTTGAATTTATTGAAACGGAATTAAAAGCGGTTTTACCAGATTTAAAACCTGCAAGATCGAATGTATACGGAAGAGTAGATCAGGCTGTAGCACGTATGATTCTGGCTAAAATTTATTTGAATGCCAAGGTATATACAGATACTGATCGTTTTAATGATTGTATTACCATGTGTAATGAAATCATTGCTGGAGGATATGCCTTAAAACCAAAGTATCTTGAAAACTTTATGGCTGATAACCATACATCTGAGGAAATGATTTTTACAGTTCAGTCAGACGGGATTCTTACTCAAAACTGGGGAGGTACAACCTTTTTAATTAATGGGCAAATTGGAGAAATAGAAAACAATGCAGCGGATTTTGGTATTAAAGGATGGACAGGTGCACTCCGCGTCAGAAAACAATTTGTACAAAAATTTGATGGTGCTAAATTTAGTCAGGACGACAGAAACACTATTGGAACAGGTACTGCTACGCAACAGAGAACAATAGATATTGCCGATATTAATGTAAAAACACAAGGATATATTGTATCTAAATTCTCTAATGTAACTTCTACAGGAGTTGATGGAAAAAATATTGATTTTGCAGATACTGATTTTCCATTATTCAGATTAGCAGATGTTTACTTAATGTATGCAGAAGCTACACTGAGAGGAGGAAACGGTACCATCGCACAATCACTTGTTTATGTAAATAAATTGAGAGAGAGAGCTAATGACAATGCTACAACAGCAAACATTACGGCAAGCGAATTAAACCTGCAGTTTATAATTGATGAAAGAGCACGCGAATTATACTGGGAAGGACACAGAAGGCAGGATTTAATCCGTTTTGGATTATACACAGGAGGAACTTACAACTGGTCATGGAAAGGAAATGCTGCCAGAGGAATTTCAATTCCTTCTTTCAGAAGACTTTTTGCAATTCCTCAGGGATCATTAGGATCTAATAAAAACTTAACTCAAAATACTGGTTACTAA